In one Methylosinus sp. H3A genomic region, the following are encoded:
- a CDS encoding recombinase family protein — protein MFKETASGAKTDRAQLRRAIASLGNGDVLLVTRLDRLARSTRDLLNTLDTVAMAGAGFRSLADAWADTTTPHGRLMLTVLGGLAEFE, from the coding sequence ATTTTCAAGGAGACGGCCAGCGGCGCGAAGACCGACCGTGCCCAGTTGCGCCGCGCCATCGCCTCGCTCGGCAACGGCGACGTGTTGCTTGTGACACGTCTCGACCGGCTGGCGCGATCGACGCGCGACCTACTCAACACGCTCGACACCGTGGCGATGGCCGGAGCCGGATTCCGCTCGCTCGCCGACGCATGGGCCGACACCACGACCCCGCACGGCAGATTGATGTTGACCGTTCTCGGAGGGCTTGCTGAATTCGAG